In the genome of Neovison vison isolate M4711 chromosome 4, ASM_NN_V1, whole genome shotgun sequence, the window AGGCGAAGTCCACGTTCAACCAGTCTGCGATGGAGGTCACTCGCTTAGCTCCACCCGCGTCCGGTGAGACAACAATGCAGTTCCTCCACTCAGAGATATTCTCCCTTATCCACCTCAGGACAGCTGGCTCCGCATACAGATTGTCTACTGGGATATCAAAAAAGCCCTGAATCTGAGAAGCATGTAAATCCATGGTGATGATATGGTCTGCGCCTGCTATAGACAGCATATTCGCCACAAGCTTGGCGGATATTGGGGCCCGGCTCTTATCCTTCTTATCCTGCCGGGCATAAGGGAAGCATGGGATGACGGCGGTAACCCGGCTGGCGGAAGCGATCTTGCAGGCATTAATCATGATCAAAAGCTCCATGAGGCTGTCGTTGATTTCACCACAACCACTCTGCACGATGTAGACATCCTCTCCCCTCACGCTCTCGCCAATTTCCACACACGTCTCCTGGTTACTGAATTTCTTGGTCACCACCTTGCCTAGCTCCAGGCCCAGGCGGTCAGCAATTTTCTGGGATAAGTCCTGGTGGGAGCTGCCACCGAAGATTTTGATATTTGGCATTTGGTCAGTCACTCCAGGCACTCTCCGTCCAGCGATCACCCCGGCTGCCCGGATCCCAACCGAAGTCCGACCGCCGGCTAAATAAGGACTTCCGGTTGTTACTGGGCGGTTACAGTCCCACTTCCGGCCACGAACCGCTCTACGGGCACCTTGggtcttcaggaaaaaaattcctgtttgggggcgcctgggtggctcagtgggttaagccgctgccttcggctcaggtcatgatcccggggtcctgggatcgagtcccacatggggctctctgctcagcgggggccctgcttccctctctctctctctgtctgcctctctgtctacttgtgatctctgtcaaataaacaaaatcttaaaaaaaaaaaaaaattcctgtttgGCCCCCACTTCACacttttaaactgaaaaaatttaaactgaaaaaatcaagtctttcttcagttcatggattttttttttcttctcttggtgtCTATAGTAGTTTCCTACGGCTGCGAAACAAAttcaaacacataaaaatgtaGAACTTCTGCAGCGTAAAAGATGTATACGTTTAAAAGGATAGTTACAGACTGGAGAAAAAGTCTAAAATACAGTTTAGGCAGTATTCTTTCTGATCGAGTAAGGAAAAAGATGAGCAAAATAGTTTGGAAGTAGTATACATAGCTTGGGGGCGGGTAGGGGAGGAAgttataaacatatgaaaaaaaatactagtaaTCAGGAAAATGCCAATCATTTTCACACATCAGGTGGGCCCAAACTATTAGATAACATCTCTATTGTTAGAGAATGTGTTAAGTGTATAAATTTTGCAAGGGAAATTTTGTATAACCTTTGACTGGACGTATCTATTTCTAGGAATCTACTCAATGGGAATATTCACAGGCATCCCCAAAATACATTGATAATGTTACTTGTTGCTGTATTAATTCATTCTGTCAATACTTCCTCAGGTATTCTG includes:
- the PRPS1L1 gene encoding ribose-phosphate pyrophosphokinase 3, whose translation is MPNIKIFGGSSHQDLSQKIADRLGLELGKVVTKKFSNQETCVEIGESVRGEDVYIVQSGCGEINDSLMELLIMINACKIASASRVTAVIPCFPYARQDKKDKSRAPISAKLVANMLSIAGADHIITMDLHASQIQGFFDIPVDNLYAEPAVLRWIRENISEWRNCIVVSPDAGGAKRVTSIADWLNVDFALIHKERKKANEVDRMVLVGDVRDRVAILVDDMADTCGTICHAAGKLLSAGATKVYAILTHGIFSGPAIARINSACFEAVVVTNTIPQEDKMKQCPRIQVIDISMILAEAIRRTHNGESVSYLFSHVPL